From the genome of Candidatus Hydrogenedentota bacterium:
CAGGCCACCCCTCATTACGACGGCCCGTGCCGGCGCATTTCGATTTTCCTGTCGGTATTGAGCGTCCACGTGAATCGCGCGCCGTTCGACGGGTCAGTCGTATCGGTCGCGCACACGCCGGGCGAATTCCGCAACGCGATGCGCCCCGAAACGACCGACTGCAACGAGGCAAACGCGGTCCGGCTGGATACGCCGCGCGGCCCGATGACGGTCCGGCAGATTTCGGGCGCGATTGCCCGGCGGATCGTGTGTCTGGCAAAGGCCGGCGACCGGCTGGAAAAAGGCCAGAAATTCGGCATGATCAAGTTTGGTTCACGCACGGAGTTGTACCTTCCGACCGCGGCCGAAGCAACCGTCCGCGCGGGCGACAAGGTCCGCGGGGGCAGCAGCGTGGTGGCGCGATTTCCATGATGAAAATCCGAAGGACCCGAAAGGGCAAGGCGCGCCGGGAACTCAAGCGGCGCCCCATCAACGTGTTGGCGAGCGCGATTACCGCGTTCGGCCTCTACTGGGGACTGGTCAGCATCTTCCTGAGCGCGCGTGAGCGGTATGAACTGGCGGCGTTCGCGATCCTGGGCGCCATTGTCTGCGATGCGCTTGACGGCACGGTGGCCCGCCTGACGAAAAGCACATCCGAGTTCGGCAAGGAATTCGACAGCCTGTGCGACCTTGTCGCCTTCGGCGTGGCGCCGGCGGTGTTGATCTACTTTGCCTATCTGCGCGAGGAACAAATAGCCGGCACGCTTGTGGGCAAGACGGGATCGTTCATGGCCATCGTGTTCGTGTTGTGCGGCGCGTTGCGCCTGGCGCGGTTCAACGTGTACCAGAGCGGATTCCGCGACTCGTTCACCGGGCTCCCGATTCCGGCGGCGGGCGGGACGATCGCGTCGCTGGTCCTGTTCACGGAATACTGGAATCTGCGCGTGGCCTTCTGGGTGCTGGGTCCCTTCACGCTGCTGCTCGCGGGATTGATGGTCAGTCCGATTCGCTACCCGAAGGATCGCATGAAGAAGGGTCTCGTGTTCGAGCCGCGCAACGCCTTTCGCGCGCTGGTGTTCGTCGTACTGGCGATTGCCGCGGTCAACTACATGCTGCTCCATTCGCCGGCGATGGTGTTGCTTCCCCTGTGCCTGACCTATATCGGGTTCGGCATTGTGGACGACGCCTTCACGCGCTGGCGCGCGCGGAGGGGCGTTGCGGGGCCGGCGGCGGAAGATCAACCCTCGGTCGTGCCGTTCACGCCGTCCGAAAACAAGGAAGAAGCCTTGTAATACGCGACGGCCTCGGCAATCAGCACCTTGAGCGTGGCCGCGATGGGCACGGCGAGGATCAGGCCGAGAAATCCCATCAGGCTGCCGAACACCATAATCGAGAGAATAATCCAGACGGGGTTGAGGCCGACCTGATTCCCCACGATTTTCGGCGTGATGTACATTCCTTCAAGAGTTTGGGCAATCCCGAAGGTAAGCAGCACGCCGGCGACATGCCAGTCCAATCCGTGCTGGATCAACGCCAGCGCGATCGAGGGCAGAATGGCCAGCGCGAGGCCGAGATAGGGCACGAAACTCGCCGCGCCGCCCAACAGGCCGATGACGATCCCGAAGGGCACGCCGGACAACCACAGTCCGAACGAGTACAGCGCCGCGAGACAAAGACAAACGAGGATCTGGCCCCGCAGGAACGCGTGCAATTGGTGGTTGATGCGTCCGATGACGGATTCGAGCCGCGCGCGGAAACGGGGCGGCGCCAGTTCGCGCATCGCGTTTACGGAATCGTCAAAAGAAAGAAGCAGGTATACCGTCACAAAACCGAACAGGGCCACGTTTCCGGTAAACAGCAGCACGTTGACCATGCCGCGGCCTATCGTGGCCGCCGCCGCCGCCGCGGTCGTTCCCGCCCAGAATCCCGCCTGCGCCACTTCCGTCGAGTAACGCTTCAGCATGAGGATGGCATTGTCCTTGACAAACGATCCGAGGCGCTCGGCAAGAACCGTCCGGACGCTTTCCTTGTCACCGGGCATCATCCATCCGAGCGTTTCAAACAGCCGGCGCAACGGCAATCGCTCCAGCGCATCGTCCAGCACGTGTGACAGGGCGCCGCTCCTCATGCCCGCCGACGCGGCATCGGCCAAACGATCCGCTTCCCAAAGGATGTTGGGGACAAGAAGGATAGGCACGGCAACGAGCAGACCGGCCATCAGAAGGCCTACTGCGGCGATGGTTATCTCGCGCCGCACCCCGTGCCGGTAACACCAATCCACCACCGGGTCGAGCATGTAGGCAACCACGAAGGCGAGGAACAGCGACGCCAGAATCGAACGAATGGCATAGAAAAACATCCCCGCCAATACGGCTATGCCCACGATGGCGGCCACCCGCATCCATGCGCCGCCGGACATGTGTCTCATTCGTTCAAGGAGCGCCGTGGGCGGAGTTTGGGATTTGAGGTTTGGGGTTTGGGGTTTGCGGCGTGAGGGCTGAGGATTGGGCCGACGGACGTTGGAGACGTCTTGCGTCTTGCGTCTTGCGTCTTGCGTCACAGTCTCCTGACTCCTGTCTCCTGACTCCTGAGAGCTTGTGAATTTATTTGCACAGTCGAAAGCGTAACGCCGAATTCTGATTCGGCCAAGTCGCCAATGCCCGTGCCGAATCGGAATTCGGCGTTACAAACCGTTGCATTGAATTTGTTCACGGGCTCTGATTCCTGACTACTGACTACTGAATTCATGCCGCGCCGCGGCCTTCGATGACAACCCGGAATGTCTTCAGAAGGATCGCGAAGTCCTCCCAGATGCTCCAGGAATC
Proteins encoded in this window:
- a CDS encoding phosphatidylserine decarboxylase family protein — translated: MTKAFSAWRVGAPYYIPALLLALIFLILALRGHRWAFVGVAVCLVYGGFSLFFFRDPVRAITAAANEVVSPADGTVVAVEELQATPHYDGPCRRISIFLSVLSVHVNRAPFDGSVVSVAHTPGEFRNAMRPETTDCNEANAVRLDTPRGPMTVRQISGAIARRIVCLAKAGDRLEKGQKFGMIKFGSRTELYLPTAAEATVRAGDKVRGGSSVVARFP
- the pssA gene encoding CDP-diacylglycerol--serine O-phosphatidyltransferase, whose protein sequence is MMKIRRTRKGKARRELKRRPINVLASAITAFGLYWGLVSIFLSARERYELAAFAILGAIVCDALDGTVARLTKSTSEFGKEFDSLCDLVAFGVAPAVLIYFAYLREEQIAGTLVGKTGSFMAIVFVLCGALRLARFNVYQSGFRDSFTGLPIPAAGGTIASLVLFTEYWNLRVAFWVLGPFTLLLAGLMVSPIRYPKDRMKKGLVFEPRNAFRALVFVVLAIAAVNYMLLHSPAMVLLPLCLTYIGFGIVDDAFTRWRARRGVAGPAAEDQPSVVPFTPSENKEEAL
- a CDS encoding AI-2E family transporter; protein product: MRHMSGGAWMRVAAIVGIAVLAGMFFYAIRSILASLFLAFVVAYMLDPVVDWCYRHGVRREITIAAVGLLMAGLLVAVPILLVPNILWEADRLADAASAGMRSGALSHVLDDALERLPLRRLFETLGWMMPGDKESVRTVLAERLGSFVKDNAILMLKRYSTEVAQAGFWAGTTAAAAAATIGRGMVNVLLFTGNVALFGFVTVYLLLSFDDSVNAMRELAPPRFRARLESVIGRINHQLHAFLRGQILVCLCLAALYSFGLWLSGVPFGIVIGLLGGAASFVPYLGLALAILPSIALALIQHGLDWHVAGVLLTFGIAQTLEGMYITPKIVGNQVGLNPVWIILSIMVFGSLMGFLGLILAVPIAATLKVLIAEAVAYYKASSLFSDGVNGTTEG